DNA from Brassica napus cultivar Da-Ae chromosome C4, Da-Ae, whole genome shotgun sequence:
TGGTTAGTACTGACCTCGGCGGATGGATCAAACGTCCTGTCATCATCAAAATTCTCCATTTCCAGCAACACCATCTACAGGTCTAGGTGGTGTCGGAGTATTTGTCATGGGCACTGTTGTTGGGCCTGCACCTCTAACTCCTCAACTCTCACCTTCATCCTTTAGTTTCTCCTGCTGATATGTGATCTTTGAAACAATATACTCTTCCTATCACTCATCAAGAAGAGCTttgtctttctttcttcttcaggCTTCTGTGAATTATGTGTGTTTGCATTGCGTGGAACCAAGTTTAAGACCATTATCAATGGCTATCTCCACTGTAGCAATTCACATATTTGGCAATGTTCCATCTTCGCCTCTTTTCGGTGTGGTTCAGGTAGTAAACAACCCTTCTTCCTTCTCATCTCCAATCCTGGAAGAAAGCAAACCAAAATGTTACATTGTTGTTATACGCAGGATCATATCGACAGTTGGAGAAAAACAGCGTTGATTCTTACATCGGTTCTGTTCTTAGTTGCTGCAATATGGTTTATGGGTAACACAAAAATCTCACTTCTTTAATAAGAAAGCTTCCTTAGTCCAAAATCaagataaatattattataaagatAAAAACAGTAATGAGTTGAAGATGTTTCAAATGTAGTTTACtccaatttttaaaacactaaTTCGAATGACTCAGAAAATTTCcctaaaaaaaaacagagcccAAATggatatccaaacccgaaacaTATCCAAATGGGTGAAAAGTGTTTACACTCAAAATATCTAAACCAAATTTGAATGGATACCCCAACATCTACAGCAAGGCTTGTGCCATTCAGGTCTAAGAAGCTCAAAACAGATCGATCTCGATTGGCGATATGAATGGAATCCGACCTTTAAACATGTGTCACTCTCAGTCTGATCAGAAGATGATCGAAGTGGATCGAAGTGGTGCTTTGTTTgttggatgtgtatcactctcaaggaaGGAAAACGAATGGATGGAAGTGATGGTGGATTGATGACGCCACAAGACTATGGAAAGGagccttgataagtcaaggtgctCTGGAGCTGATTCACACACATTCTAAAAACTTTGAGACAATAGTTCTGGAGAAAACTAAGAAAATTCATTCATAAAAGTTCAAGGGTACTTTACAAAGAGAAACAAATTGAGTTTACATAGGCTCGACTTTAGGACTTTCTAACAGTCTAAAAATGACTGaaggaaacaaataaaattgaaataaaagTCTTGGATGAGAAGGCTTTGATGACTCCATGAGAACAAGCTGTTGGAGGCTTAATGATGAGAATCTTGGCCAAATGAATGTAGATGGTGTTCTTTTTGTATTTGGACGGGTTGAGGGGGCAAATGAGCTTCATGGGAATCTTCTTTACGGTCTAGAAGGTGCTGATGTCATGCCCCAACTGAAAggaaaagagctgttggagttctATTCCAAGTTCCAAGAatttccaaataaggcaagttgaTGTTGACAAGGATCCTCCTGATCCTAGTCTCTGGTGCATGGTAAGATGATGGCATGAACTCCTGATTGGTTGGATTTGTTTTCTAGTAGTCTTGGTTTGATCATAAAGTCTTATGGTCGGAATTTCTTGGCTGGTAAATGATTGAACCGAAAGATTCCACAATCTGtttggtttggccggttttggaaAATTGCTCATAACTCCATATTTTCGTGGtcatttctttttatattgggctttctggaaagctgataAATCCATCTTGAATTCTATGATTGGCTCTGGTTTAAACCTCTCTTTCATTGGGTTTGAATCCACTTCTAGATTCTTTTACTTGCAAATTGACGGACTGGAAAACCTCGAGTTTGTAAAACCCATAACTTCTAGATCTATGGAGTTTTTCCGGTAATTCCACGCCTCAATAATGAATTGATGAGTTAAAGTTTTAAAGTTGGTTTCATGGAAATAAACTTTCTGGTTGTTGAGATATTCGCCCTTGGATTGAACCTCTGTCTCTGGAATTTCCTATATGGCCAGTTTGGAAAGTTTGGCGAGACTCTGGTTGAACCATAGATTTCAAGACCGCAACACAGGTCTTTGGGTCAGTTCCTACCAAATCTGGATCTTTCGGGTCATGGCATTGAAATTCAACAAGGTGcttaaaattattaagtttgGATTCGGGTTGGTTCTTTCGAATCTGAGACGGTTTTGGGTCCATAACTAAAACATGTGTAAACTACTTTTCAAGTACGTAACGAATTCGGATCGGTTCATGTTATTTAAAACcagaaaatatttgaaatatccaGAATGGACCTCAGGTATCAGAATGGACCGAAGACACAAAAAGAATACATAAAACCCCAAAAAGACCctttaaatattcaaataccCCCACAACACGTGAAATTTTACTTGAAACCCGAACCAAAGaccaaaaaatatccaaaattttatccgAATAGccaaaatatatttctaaaaatttgaaattttaccaACAtcccaaaacttaaaaaatatccataataaAAATGCAAATATACCTAACATGTACaaaatatttcaagtatttCAGGTACCTGATCAGGTCTCGGGTAGGATCCAGACCCAAACTAAGAACCGCAATCTTAAGCACAAACCGGATCCGAACCAAACCTATATTTTTCcgggttggtttcggtttgGGTGTCCAGACAAGATAAAATGCCCATGCCTACCTACAGCTGGCCAGTTTCTTTGATACCAAAAAGAGGGACTTAGTTTCATCTAAATTCGAACATTTCAAGTCAATGTAACATAAAATGTTGATTCAGTAAAACATTAAACAACAATGATCTGAATAAAAACACTAACTGTAACATATACTGTCGCTTCAGCTAAACATAAAACAAGAAGAATCCGACATAAACAGGGACACAAGTTCGATTAGTAAAGCCTACCGGTACAATCAGAAGAACCACAGTAGCATATTTTCTTCTTGATATTACCATTAGAGTCACGTACCTGATCGATCATGTAATTGTAGTGGTACGTGAGTTCTTGAAGCGGAGGTACATTGTCCATTGCGAAGAACATCACGTGAGGGATCCTCGTGTCTTCATGATCATACAACACGTTCTGCGCGTACAGGTTCGGCGAGCAGCTGTGGTTTATGAACCTCCCTATGTTACCTTTCTTCGCTGCATCAATGGTGAAGCCGCTCATCTCATCATCATCTCCTCCCATGGCCGGCTGCGTCTCAGGCATTAGCTTCGACATCCCTTCAGCTAAAGAGTTGTCGTATCTGTTTCCAATGTCAAAGAGATACTCGTCGTTCCCTGTTCTTCTCTCCGCTTCTTTATCCTCTAAAAGCTCACCTACGTACTCGCATATGAAGCTACCTGAAGGGATCGAGCTGAGAGATCTCACTCCCCATCCTCTCGACTCGGTTTTGAAGATCTCGAGCGGGAACTTGATCCCTCTCTGCGTGACTCTTAGGTAGCAAGAAGCAGGGCATTTACAGAGCGGGCCACACTCGTAGATCAGATTCTTCGCACTGACTATAGCTCCATCGTAGTTATACGGTATCTCTCCTCCGTTCTTCGCCACGCAAGCGCAGTCCTTCGCTTCTGCACAGCGTCTGGTGCAGCGGCATCCCTTCGGAGGTATCGGTCTGCACCAGTCAGGGTAAATCATCTTAACCGTGTAGATGAAAGAAGGAGGCTCCTCGTCGTCGATCTCGTTCACAGCGCAGATGGGAAGCCTCTCATGCCCTTCCGAGATGTCGATCCTGCACAGACCCACGCGCTCCTCTGCCTTCTTTGTGTTCTTCACCACTTTCCACGCGAGCTCGGGTTGTCCAGGCATGCGCCTAAGCTTAAACTTGAAGACAAGCTTCCCGTGCGAACCAGTCTCTTGCCAAAACGTCTCCACAAAGTATAACCCATCGTAAACGTAGCTTCTACCTTTCTTATCGCCTGATGATTCCAAAACCGCCTTCTTGTTCCCTCTTATGACGCGCAcagggttcttcttcttcacgcTGTTTGCTAACGCGAGGTTCCCAGTTACAAGCTTCTGGTCTTCAGGCATCGGTACTTCCTTTCCTTTCTTGTTCTTTATCACGTTTCCGCCTTGACCCGTGTAGGTCAAGACATCAGTGTTGTCAAGCTCGTCATCGTACCCTCCGGAGGCTACAATACTCGTTGCAAATACTTCATCACCGATCTTCATATAGTCAATACCTCCTTGACTCGGTTTATGTATGCCGAGAATGTTCAGCTCCATCCTGTACTGAAACTCGTCACCTACTTCAATCCCAGGGACAGCTCCCATTATATGTTTCCCGGTGTTGAGATACTTCCCTTTCTCCCTGAGAATCTTGGCCGCCTCGCAGTCTACTCTGAACCTCTTTTGCTTCACAGGCTTTGCTTCTTCCTCTTGTAAAAGCTTTCTACAAGCTCCGTAGAAAAGACGTAGTGTTTCCTTGACTTTTGTCCGGCTATCACCACCGCCGCTTGAGCCACTGGGACGCGAAGGAGGAAGCCCAACTTGTAATGTCCGAGGCTGGCGATGTAGCTCCCCTCTATCTGGACTTCTTCCTCTCTCGCGCGAATACaaattcttcttcgttttaGACCCTTCACCATAATCTATATTCATCTTTTTGGCAACCTTCAACGGTTCATGAAACGCAACGCTTTTCGTTGCCTTTCTTTTAACTGCACCATGAGTTCGTTTTGGTTCCGATGACGATGACTTAACCGCGGTTTTATCATTTCCATCTGGCAAACAGATCCTCAACGGCTTAACCGCCACCGGCTCAACATGTCGATCACTTGTATACACCGTCAATTCACCAGACTCCTCTTTCTTTGGTTCCGGTTCCTGTTTAGCAACATGAGATTCAAATACCACTAGTTCCATGTCGTTAGGCGGATGCTGTTCAGACTTTTTTTCCTCTTTACAAGGGTCATTCATGTTAGCTTCAGAAGACGGAGCACTAGGGTGGTGATCATCAGCACCAACAACATTCACATTCTCTGCGATTCTCGCCTTAAGCCTCATGGAAGGGGTTCCACAGCCAGGAGGGAAGTCTCTATGAGCAAAAACCTTGCGGCGCTTGAACTTAAGCGTCTTAGTAGAAGCGGTTACACGAACATTAGTACTATTCTGCAAAACGTCTCCTCCTAGTTTCTCCTGAGGAACATGACCATTGCTCAAGGAACTAAGTTTCACTGACTC
Protein-coding regions in this window:
- the LOC106392112 gene encoding histone-lysine N-methyltransferase, H3 lysine-9 specific SUVH6-like isoform X1, whose translation is MVHAESVKLSSLSNGHVPQEKLGGDVLQNSTNVRVTASTKTLKFKRRKVFAHRDFPPGCGTPSMRLKARIAENVNVVGADDHHPSAPSSEANMNDPCKEEKKSEQHPPNDMELVVFESHVAKQEPEPKKEESGELTVYTSDRHVEPVAVKPLRICLPDGNDKTAVKSSSSEPKRTHGAVKRKATKSVAFHEPLKVAKKMNIDYGEGSKTKKNLYSRERGRSPDRGELHRQPRTLQVGLPPSRPSGSSGGGDSRTKVKETLRLFYGACRKLLQEEEAKPVKQKRFRVDCEAAKILREKGKYLNTGKHIMGAVPGIEVGDEFQYRMELNILGIHKPSQGGIDYMKIGDEVFATSIVASGGYDDELDNTDVLTYTGQGGNVIKNKKGKEVPMPEDQKLVTGNLALANSVKKKNPVRVIRGNKKAVLESSGDKKGRSYVYDGLYFVETFWQETGSHGKLVFKFKLRRMPGQPELAWKVVKNTKKAEERVGLCRIDISEGHERLPICAVNEIDDEEPPSFIYTVKMIYPDWCRPIPPKGCRCTRRCAEAKDCACVAKNGGEIPYNYDGAIVSAKNLIYECGPLCKCPASCYLRVTQRGIKFPLEIFKTESRGWGVRSLSSIPSGSFICEYVGELLEDKEAERRTGNDEYLFDIGNRYDNSLAEGMSKLMPETQPAMGGDDDEMSGFTIDAAKKGNIGRFINHSCSPNLYAQNVLYDHEDTRIPHVMFFAMDNVPPLQELTYHYNYMIDQVRDSNGNIKKKICYCGSSDCTGRLY
- the LOC106392112 gene encoding histone-lysine N-methyltransferase, H3 lysine-9 specific SUVH6-like isoform X2 is translated as MRLKARIAENVNVVGADDHHPSAPSSEANMNDPCKEEKKSEQHPPNDMELVVFESHVAKQEPEPKKEESGELTVYTSDRHVEPVAVKPLRICLPDGNDKTAVKSSSSEPKRTHGAVKRKATKSVAFHEPLKVAKKMNIDYGEGSKTKKNLYSRERGRSPDRGELHRQPRTLQVGLPPSRPSGSSGGGDSRTKVKETLRLFYGACRKLLQEEEAKPVKQKRFRVDCEAAKILREKGKYLNTGKHIMGAVPGIEVGDEFQYRMELNILGIHKPSQGGIDYMKIGDEVFATSIVASGGYDDELDNTDVLTYTGQGGNVIKNKKGKEVPMPEDQKLVTGNLALANSVKKKNPVRVIRGNKKAVLESSGDKKGRSYVYDGLYFVETFWQETGSHGKLVFKFKLRRMPGQPELAWKVVKNTKKAEERVGLCRIDISEGHERLPICAVNEIDDEEPPSFIYTVKMIYPDWCRPIPPKGCRCTRRCAEAKDCACVAKNGGEIPYNYDGAIVSAKNLIYECGPLCKCPASCYLRVTQRGIKFPLEIFKTESRGWGVRSLSSIPSGSFICEYVGELLEDKEAERRTGNDEYLFDIGNRYDNSLAEGMSKLMPETQPAMGGDDDEMSGFTIDAAKKGNIGRFINHSCSPNLYAQNVLYDHEDTRIPHVMFFAMDNVPPLQELTYHYNYMIDQVRDSNGNIKKKICYCGSSDCTGRLY